One part of the Chryseobacterium sp. 7 genome encodes these proteins:
- a CDS encoding class I lanthipeptide, with amino-acid sequence MNKMKLSKGLQINKEQISKLQEEQMNGLKGGVNSLQAAAQSCGQCSCGGNTVVQTRIAK; translated from the coding sequence ATGAACAAAATGAAATTATCTAAAGGGCTACAGATCAACAAAGAACAAATCAGCAAACTTCAGGAAGAGCAAATGAATGGTCTTAAAGGAGGAGTAAACAGCCTTCAGGCAGCAGCTCAGTCTTGCGGACAGTGTTCTTGCGGTGGAAATACTGTAGTACAAACAAGAATTGCGAAGTAA
- a CDS encoding class I lanthipeptide, with protein sequence MHKIKLTKGLQINKEQISKLQEEQMNSLKGGVNSLQAAAQSCGQCSCGGNTIVKTRAAQ encoded by the coding sequence ATGCACAAAATTAAATTAACAAAAGGGTTACAGATCAACAAAGAGCAAATCAGCAAATTACAGGAAGAGCAAATGAACAGCCTAAAAGGTGGGGTTAACAGCCTACAGGCAGCAGCACAGTCTTGCGGACAGTGTTCTTGCGGTGGAAACACAATTGTAAAAACAAGAGCAGCTCAGTAA
- a CDS encoding class I lanthipeptide has translation MHKIKLTKGLQINKEQISKLQEEQMNSLKGGVNSLQAAAQSCGQCSCGGNTVVKTRAAQ, from the coding sequence ATGCACAAAATTAAATTAACAAAAGGTTTACAGATCAACAAAGAACAAATCAGCAAGCTTCAGGAGGAGCAAATGAACAGCCTTAAAGGTGGGGTTAACAGCCTTCAGGCAGCGGCTCAATCTTGCGGACAGTGTTCTTGCGGTGGAAATACAGTTGTGAAAACAAGAGCAGCTCAATAA
- a CDS encoding outer membrane beta-barrel family protein, with protein sequence MTKKYLIPLLSFIGMGVHLNAQSISGKVSDEKAKNISYVEVILLAGDSKFSAITDENGLFSIKLPKADSYKMEFFLNGNKVYEGNENIEGEITRSYTIKDSQPENQEIQAISLTKKKKLVERKIDRLVFNVENSVAATGGTAIDALKTTPLVRIQDEKVSIVGKGEVLVMIDDRIQRMSPDDLSSLLKSIPSDNIQSIEVITTPPAKYDAEGDSGLINIKLKKGRANSWNANIGGNYTQKTYAGGGLQGAFNYNRNRLSLQVTANTNSQRLRTTSDSKIYYPDELWILNVKNKSEENNLGLGVGVDYKISEKWTTGAKYLGSFTRNTSSNSPFTSRFNPTGAVNSYITSDVDANNKPNMNSLNWYNTFKVDSAGTKITTDFDYFHYRKSDYNFYAGNELDLMRNILPGSFFSATNTNVNRIENYSGKMDIEMPLKWASLSFGGKYTYTNTNNDLVVMDHKTGTPVLNTDQSNIFNYKEHNEALYVSASKKLGEKWETQAGLRMEATQTTGYSHNLNQTNKNDYVKLFPTAYVTYNPNDKNSFSLNYSRRIRRPNFDYLNPFVVRTSPYYYSEGNPFLKPSIIDNIEFSYVRNQKWVSSVYYSQVSDFSQDLSILDPETNITRSTPLNYANTYQVGVSTYYNFNKWSWWNSFTGFNVNYQKVKSKTDFISSIDGYNAYFYSNNDFTLNKSKTIFFSANYGLQLPGRYQIFHISTMNILDVSMKFLLLDKKLTLTVTGMDLLNGQRPVISYESNGVKTDFSSYGDTRGVRVSLSYKFGNKNLKSEQQRNFGNEDERNRIN encoded by the coding sequence ATGACAAAGAAATACTTAATACCGTTATTATCCTTCATAGGAATGGGCGTTCACCTTAACGCTCAGAGTATTTCCGGTAAAGTATCTGATGAAAAGGCAAAAAATATTTCTTATGTAGAGGTTATCCTCCTGGCAGGAGACAGTAAGTTCTCTGCAATTACAGATGAAAACGGGCTTTTCTCTATTAAACTTCCTAAAGCAGATTCTTATAAAATGGAATTTTTCTTAAACGGAAATAAAGTATACGAAGGAAATGAAAATATAGAAGGCGAAATTACAAGAAGCTACACTATAAAAGACAGTCAGCCGGAAAACCAGGAAATTCAGGCCATCAGCCTGACCAAAAAGAAAAAACTGGTGGAAAGAAAAATAGACCGTCTTGTTTTCAATGTGGAAAATTCGGTTGCAGCAACGGGAGGAACGGCAATAGATGCTTTAAAAACAACTCCTCTGGTTCGTATTCAGGATGAAAAAGTATCCATTGTAGGAAAAGGTGAGGTTTTGGTAATGATTGACGACCGTATTCAGAGAATGTCACCGGATGATCTTTCAAGCTTATTAAAATCTATTCCTTCTGACAATATTCAGTCTATTGAAGTGATTACTACTCCACCGGCCAAGTATGATGCAGAAGGAGACAGCGGACTGATCAATATCAAACTGAAAAAAGGAAGAGCAAATTCCTGGAATGCCAACATTGGAGGCAATTATACTCAGAAAACCTATGCTGGAGGCGGTCTTCAGGGAGCTTTTAACTACAATAGAAACAGACTGTCGTTGCAGGTAACAGCCAATACGAATTCTCAAAGACTCCGCACCACATCAGACAGTAAGATTTACTATCCGGATGAGCTTTGGATTCTGAATGTAAAAAATAAGTCTGAAGAGAACAATCTCGGGCTGGGAGTTGGTGTAGATTATAAAATATCTGAAAAATGGACCACAGGTGCAAAATACCTGGGCAGTTTCACCAGGAACACCTCATCCAACAGTCCTTTCACCTCAAGGTTTAATCCGACAGGAGCTGTTAACTCCTACATTACCTCTGATGTAGACGCGAACAATAAACCCAATATGAACTCTCTTAACTGGTACAACACCTTTAAAGTGGATTCTGCAGGCACAAAAATCACTACTGATTTTGATTATTTCCACTACAGAAAGAGTGATTACAACTTTTATGCAGGAAATGAGCTGGATCTTATGAGAAATATTCTTCCGGGAAGCTTTTTCTCGGCTACAAATACGAATGTGAACCGTATTGAAAACTATTCCGGAAAGATGGATATAGAAATGCCGCTGAAATGGGCTTCATTAAGCTTCGGGGGGAAATATACATACACCAATACCAATAACGACCTTGTGGTTATGGATCATAAAACCGGAACTCCGGTCCTCAATACAGATCAGTCGAATATTTTTAACTATAAAGAGCATAATGAAGCATTATATGTTTCTGCAAGCAAAAAACTGGGCGAAAAATGGGAAACCCAGGCTGGATTGAGAATGGAAGCGACACAGACAACGGGCTATTCTCATAATCTCAACCAGACCAACAAAAATGATTATGTGAAATTATTCCCTACTGCGTATGTAACTTATAATCCGAATGATAAAAACTCATTCTCTCTTAACTACAGCAGAAGGATCCGCAGACCGAATTTCGATTATCTGAATCCGTTTGTGGTGCGTACAAGCCCTTATTATTATTCGGAAGGAAATCCTTTTTTAAAGCCTTCTATTATTGATAATATAGAGTTTTCTTACGTGAGAAATCAAAAATGGGTATCCTCTGTGTATTATTCTCAGGTATCGGATTTCAGCCAGGATCTTTCTATCCTGGATCCTGAGACGAATATCACGAGAAGTACACCGTTGAATTACGCCAACACGTATCAGGTGGGAGTTTCCACCTATTATAATTTTAATAAATGGTCCTGGTGGAACAGCTTTACAGGGTTTAATGTGAATTATCAGAAGGTAAAATCCAAAACAGATTTCATCAGCTCAATAGACGGATATAATGCTTATTTCTATTCAAATAATGATTTCACACTGAATAAATCTAAGACCATATTCTTCAGTGCGAACTACGGGCTGCAGCTTCCTGGACGTTATCAGATCTTTCATATCTCAACGATGAATATTCTGGATGTCTCTATGAAGTTCCTGCTTCTGGATAAAAAACTGACGCTGACGGTTACCGGTATGGATCTTCTGAACGGACAGCGCCCTGTAATCTCTTATGAATCTAATGGGGTGAAAACAGACTTCAGCAGTTATGGCGACACCAGAGGGGTGAGAGTTTCTTTAAGCTACAAATTCGGGAATAAGAATCTGAAATCTGAGCAGCAGAGAAACTTCGGGAATGAGGACGAAAGAAACAGAATTAATTAA
- a CDS encoding response regulator transcription factor translates to MEEIGKFFSNKNSISAISESENNQTSDYLEVIKAFARITYMSLYVIDYQKQNFEYVSDNPLFLCDHTPKEVETMGYAFYFRHVKKEDLDLLFKINEVGFEFYENLPVNERKLYTISYDFHLVNESKNTILINHKLTPLFLSSEGKMWKAMCIVSLSHNHASGNISIVKQGTDEIWNYDLKDSRWIKEEKVKLSEREAEILRLYAQGLTINEIADKIYVTGDTVKFHRRKLFDKMGVSNITEALSYATNYKLI, encoded by the coding sequence ATGGAAGAGATTGGAAAATTCTTTTCAAATAAAAACAGCATCAGCGCGATCTCAGAGTCAGAGAATAACCAGACTTCTGACTACCTTGAGGTCATTAAAGCCTTTGCGAGAATCACTTACATGAGTCTGTATGTCATAGACTATCAGAAGCAAAACTTCGAGTATGTATCAGATAACCCATTATTTCTTTGTGATCATACTCCTAAAGAAGTGGAAACCATGGGTTATGCTTTCTATTTCCGGCATGTGAAAAAAGAAGATCTGGATCTGTTATTTAAAATCAATGAAGTAGGATTTGAATTCTATGAAAATCTGCCGGTGAACGAAAGAAAACTATACACCATTTCTTATGATTTTCATTTGGTGAATGAAAGTAAAAATACCATCCTTATCAACCACAAGCTGACTCCTCTTTTCTTATCTTCAGAAGGTAAAATGTGGAAAGCCATGTGTATTGTCTCTTTATCTCACAACCATGCCTCCGGAAATATCTCTATTGTAAAGCAGGGAACAGACGAAATCTGGAATTATGATCTGAAAGATAGCAGATGGATCAAAGAAGAGAAAGTAAAGCTCTCGGAAAGAGAAGCCGAAATTTTGCGGTTATATGCCCAGGGACTTACCATCAATGAAATTGCCGATAAAATCTATGTAACAGGTGATACCGTAAAATTTCACAGAAGAAAACTGTTTGACAAAATGGGAGTAAGTAATATTACGGAAGCGCTTTCCTACGCTACCAATTACAAACTGATTTAA
- a CDS encoding ThiF family adenylyltransferase, with protein sequence METKYSRNRLYVQKEEQHAIKDFSILLAGSGIGSNIAECALRFGFENITIVDGDTIEQSNLNRQNYTHQDISSYKAETLYHRLKSINPDANIRYRSEFITPDNVHEIIGDHDIAINALDFSSNIPVVFDKICQERGIHVLHPYNLGWGGLVAVLEPDGLPLDILSDDNFNELKMVEYIAGYLRFWRTPNEWLENIIDDYKKEKENLPPPQLAIASWIVAGMCTHVMFKIATGKPYKTFPQFYMNAISE encoded by the coding sequence ATGGAAACAAAATATTCTCGAAACAGGCTATATGTACAGAAAGAAGAGCAGCACGCAATAAAAGATTTTTCTATTTTGCTTGCAGGAAGCGGAATTGGCAGCAATATTGCAGAATGCGCCCTTCGTTTTGGCTTTGAAAATATTACCATTGTAGATGGTGACACTATTGAACAGTCTAACCTGAACAGACAAAACTATACCCATCAGGATATTTCTTCCTATAAAGCTGAAACCTTATACCATCGGTTAAAAAGCATTAATCCGGATGCCAATATCCGGTACCGGAGTGAATTTATCACACCTGATAATGTTCATGAAATAATCGGAGATCATGATATTGCGATTAATGCACTTGATTTTTCAAGCAATATTCCTGTTGTTTTTGATAAAATATGCCAGGAAAGAGGAATACACGTACTGCATCCTTATAATCTTGGCTGGGGAGGCCTGGTAGCTGTTCTGGAACCTGATGGACTTCCTTTGGACATTCTTTCTGATGACAATTTTAATGAACTGAAAATGGTAGAGTACATTGCAGGTTATCTCCGGTTTTGGAGAACTCCCAATGAGTGGCTGGAAAATATCATTGACGATTATAAGAAGGAAAAAGAAAATCTTCCTCCTCCTCAGTTGGCCATCGCTTCATGGATTGTTGCCGGAATGTGTACTCACGTCATGTTCAAAATAGCCACAGGAAAGCCCTATAAAACTTTTCCACAGTTCTATATGAATGCTATTTCCGAATAG
- a CDS encoding helix-turn-helix domain-containing protein encodes MSFFGANIKKIRQVKGLSQKAFADLFNLNRGVISSYEEERAEPKIETLLKVAHHFDLTLDQLLTETIDVNQLASVSEINQLMLFPELAIQNSKEAKTKTEENNPNASILQKILASVDLVYEFTFDKQLLAQYNFGDILFLNKSDLKNGSLSNLLLYKNGHLQYASEVKGKDTYHHEYYKIVGYVSAADKNIFTDIFERLENLENKVKN; translated from the coding sequence ATGAGCTTTTTTGGGGCTAATATTAAAAAAATAAGACAGGTAAAGGGATTAAGCCAAAAAGCTTTTGCTGATTTATTTAATTTAAACAGAGGAGTCATAAGCTCTTATGAAGAAGAACGTGCTGAACCGAAGATTGAAACTCTATTAAAAGTAGCCCATCATTTTGACCTTACTCTTGATCAATTACTGACTGAAACCATTGATGTAAACCAGCTGGCAAGCGTTTCTGAGATTAACCAACTTATGCTTTTTCCGGAGCTGGCGATTCAAAACAGCAAAGAAGCAAAGACAAAAACGGAAGAAAACAATCCAAACGCATCAATATTGCAAAAAATATTAGCATCCGTAGATTTGGTTTATGAATTTACTTTTGACAAACAATTGCTTGCTCAATATAACTTCGGTGACATTTTATTTTTAAATAAGTCTGATTTAAAAAATGGCTCTTTATCTAATTTGTTACTCTATAAAAACGGCCATCTTCAATATGCTTCTGAAGTCAAAGGAAAAGACACTTATCATCATGAATATTATAAGATTGTAGGATACGTTTCTGCAGCAGATAAAAATATTTTCACAGATATTTTTGAAAGGCTGGAAAATCTTGAAAATAAAGTCAAAAATTAA
- a CDS encoding PLP-dependent aminotransferase family protein, producing the protein MPKDVLYLKIANSVTEQIKSETLQFGDRLPSLRSAQKLYNVSLNTIKQAYMELESRSLVESRPKYGYYVSQTSQRKLALPSVAQMKVSEKKNTPQDLIDKVFGVIGGKDITQFGLGIPGKSLLPVAKMKKCVIDVMKRKNDSGTNYEPVQGSEILRREIAKWSMVMEGKITEDDLVITSGAMNAVYNCLMAVTQPGDSVAVESPVYFGILQAIQLLGLKAVEIPTHPITGVDLEALKKVLPKLSACCFVVNYNNPLGFQMPDENKKELVKMLTEHNVPLVEDDVYGNIYFGAGRPKPCKYYDEAGIVMWVGSVSKTLAPGFRVGWVAPGKFKEKIIRQKLVQTVSGPSLFSDVIADFLAHGRYDHHLRMFRKKLYANYLQIQKSVIEYFPDNTKISEPKGGFMLWLELDKRICTEDLYDLAVSQNINFAPGRMFSQYNQYQNCMRLNYALEWTDRVESDLEKLGKMIKNRI; encoded by the coding sequence ATGCCTAAAGATGTTCTGTACCTTAAAATAGCCAATTCTGTCACAGAGCAGATTAAAAGTGAAACCCTGCAGTTTGGAGACAGGCTGCCTTCATTGAGAAGTGCCCAAAAGTTATACAATGTGAGTCTGAATACCATAAAACAGGCTTATATGGAACTGGAAAGCCGTTCTCTGGTAGAATCACGCCCTAAATATGGATATTATGTAAGCCAGACTTCTCAGAGAAAACTGGCACTGCCTTCCGTGGCTCAGATGAAAGTCTCAGAAAAAAAGAATACACCGCAGGACCTTATTGATAAAGTATTTGGCGTAATTGGAGGAAAGGATATCACACAGTTTGGATTGGGAATTCCCGGTAAAAGCCTTCTTCCGGTGGCTAAAATGAAGAAATGTGTAATTGATGTCATGAAAAGGAAGAATGACAGCGGAACTAATTATGAACCCGTACAGGGAAGCGAAATATTGCGCCGCGAAATTGCCAAATGGTCAATGGTCATGGAAGGAAAGATCACAGAAGATGATCTTGTAATTACTTCCGGAGCGATGAATGCGGTTTACAATTGCTTAATGGCAGTTACGCAGCCCGGCGATTCAGTGGCGGTGGAAAGTCCGGTATATTTTGGTATTCTTCAGGCGATTCAGCTGCTGGGATTGAAGGCGGTAGAAATTCCCACACATCCCATTACAGGAGTAGATCTGGAGGCTTTGAAGAAAGTGCTGCCAAAGCTTTCTGCATGTTGTTTTGTGGTGAATTATAATAATCCGTTAGGATTTCAGATGCCTGATGAAAATAAAAAAGAATTGGTTAAAATGCTTACTGAGCATAATGTTCCCCTGGTGGAAGATGACGTCTACGGAAACATTTATTTTGGAGCAGGAAGACCAAAGCCGTGTAAATATTATGATGAAGCCGGAATTGTGATGTGGGTAGGTTCAGTGTCCAAAACATTGGCTCCGGGTTTTAGAGTAGGCTGGGTGGCTCCGGGGAAATTTAAAGAAAAAATTATTCGTCAGAAATTGGTTCAGACGGTGAGTGGACCTTCTTTGTTTTCAGATGTGATTGCAGATTTCCTTGCCCACGGGCGTTATGATCATCATTTGAGAATGTTCAGAAAGAAATTGTATGCCAACTACCTTCAGATCCAAAAATCGGTGATTGAATATTTTCCGGATAATACAAAAATCTCAGAACCCAAAGGCGGTTTTATGCTCTGGCTGGAACTGGATAAGCGGATCTGCACGGAAGATCTTTATGATTTGGCGGTCAGCCAGAATATAAACTTTGCCCCCGGAAGAATGTTCTCACAATACAATCAGTATCAGAACTGTATGCGCCTGAATTATGCATTAGAATGGACAGACAGAGTGGAAAGTGACCTGGAAAAGCTGGGAAAAATGATAAAAAACAGAATTTAA
- a CDS encoding GNAT family N-acetyltransferase, whose protein sequence is MNDIKNEVKIVAYEPQYKEAFKALNEEWIKTFFVMEAGDYKLLDHPEEEILNKDGHIAFALLDGEVVGTCALVKTENHPLTFELSKMAVSPKAQGKKLGYLLGNALVEKAKELKAEKVFLVTNSILVPAIKLYEKLGFIHTPVGKAEYDRADVRMELVFSK, encoded by the coding sequence ATGAATGATATCAAGAATGAAGTAAAAATTGTAGCGTATGAGCCTCAATACAAAGAAGCTTTCAAAGCGTTGAATGAAGAATGGATCAAAACTTTTTTTGTAATGGAAGCAGGAGATTATAAGCTGCTAGACCATCCGGAAGAAGAAATTTTAAATAAAGATGGGCATATTGCCTTTGCTTTGTTGGATGGAGAGGTTGTAGGAACCTGCGCATTGGTAAAAACAGAAAATCATCCTCTTACCTTTGAGCTGTCAAAGATGGCGGTAAGTCCTAAAGCGCAAGGGAAAAAATTAGGCTACCTGCTGGGAAATGCTTTGGTAGAAAAAGCGAAAGAATTAAAAGCTGAAAAAGTGTTTTTGGTTACCAATTCTATTTTGGTTCCGGCTATTAAACTTTATGAAAAATTAGGTTTTATTCATACTCCTGTCGGCAAAGCTGAGTATGACCGTGCAGATGTGCGAATGGAATTGGTTTTCAGTAAATAA
- a CDS encoding alkaline phosphatase family protein, whose translation MKTKLFSMAVVMSCFLGAQTKKVLFIGIDGCRADVMMSTPTPNIQNLINQSIYSIDGLCAATTWSGNGWSTMLTGVWHTKHNVQDNNFTSPNYVNYPDFLTRAETYNPNLRTISLAHWVPINDKIVNNADVKTNLATDLAVKNAAVNALQNDNPDILFVDFDDVDHAGHSYGFASTVPQYVSSIQTTDTYIGEIVAAMKNRPSYNNEDWLVVLTTDHGAIESSHGGGNLTERNIFTVYSNPGFTPQQISKTVLESNKTFNQLNFPAGTYAKPANQTPFNFGTNQDFTIEFWVKPNASYSSDPVMISNKNWANGKNKGFVFSGYSGQTFKMNIGDGTNRIDLVGGKVETNKWKHIAASFDRDGLVTLYEDGVPVTFAKMNTIGNIDSGLPLTLNQDGTNTYGINLAASYKDVRIWKSVLPNDVIVNWANQDITSSHPYYSQLVANWKCNGTSGNTLTDSSPNANNMTVTGSPTYNAGTVNNFKVYDYTSTTRETDHFPTVLNWLCIPVQSSWEIDGVNRIPECSKGVLGAKETKVVSDDFKIYPNPVSAFIGIQYKSEDKEIKIEIIDSKGSLVSTSHLKSSRGFYDEKISIGNLPAGMYFIKINGSKKSLTKTFIKK comes from the coding sequence ATGAAAACAAAACTATTCTCAATGGCTGTTGTAATGAGCTGTTTCCTTGGAGCTCAGACCAAAAAAGTTCTTTTTATCGGTATCGACGGATGTCGTGCAGATGTAATGATGTCTACCCCTACTCCTAACATCCAAAACCTTATAAATCAGTCGATTTACTCTATTGACGGACTTTGTGCCGCCACCACCTGGAGCGGAAACGGATGGAGCACCATGCTTACCGGTGTATGGCATACCAAGCATAATGTTCAGGACAATAACTTTACCAGTCCGAACTATGTTAATTATCCTGACTTTTTAACAAGAGCCGAAACTTACAATCCAAACCTGAGAACAATTTCGCTTGCACACTGGGTGCCTATCAATGATAAAATTGTGAACAATGCAGATGTAAAAACGAATCTCGCGACGGATCTTGCTGTAAAAAATGCAGCGGTAAACGCTTTGCAGAATGACAATCCTGATATTCTTTTTGTAGATTTTGATGATGTAGATCACGCAGGACACTCTTATGGCTTTGCTTCAACGGTTCCTCAATATGTTTCTTCTATTCAGACCACGGATACTTACATCGGAGAGATTGTTGCCGCCATGAAAAACAGACCTTCTTATAATAATGAAGACTGGCTGGTTGTATTAACTACCGATCACGGAGCCATTGAAAGTTCTCATGGAGGAGGAAACCTTACGGAGAGAAATATTTTCACGGTCTATTCCAATCCCGGATTTACCCCTCAGCAGATCAGCAAGACTGTTTTGGAATCCAATAAGACCTTTAACCAGCTGAATTTCCCTGCCGGGACTTATGCAAAGCCAGCAAATCAGACCCCTTTTAATTTTGGAACGAATCAGGATTTCACCATTGAATTTTGGGTAAAACCTAATGCATCCTATTCCAGTGATCCGGTGATGATCAGTAATAAAAACTGGGCTAATGGAAAAAATAAAGGATTTGTTTTCTCAGGATATTCCGGCCAGACTTTTAAAATGAATATTGGCGATGGAACTAACAGAATAGATCTTGTTGGCGGAAAAGTGGAAACGAATAAATGGAAACATATTGCTGCCAGCTTTGACAGGGATGGTCTTGTAACATTATATGAAGATGGTGTTCCGGTTACTTTTGCCAAAATGAATACCATCGGAAATATTGATTCCGGGCTTCCTTTGACCTTAAATCAGGATGGAACAAATACTTACGGAATTAATCTGGCAGCTTCTTATAAAGATGTAAGAATCTGGAAATCTGTACTTCCCAATGATGTTATTGTGAATTGGGCTAACCAGGATATTACCTCTTCACATCCATATTATTCTCAACTGGTAGCGAATTGGAAATGTAATGGAACTTCTGGAAATACATTGACAGATTCCAGTCCAAATGCTAATAACATGACAGTGACAGGTTCTCCAACTTATAATGCGGGTACAGTGAATAATTTTAAAGTGTATGATTATACCTCAACAACGAGAGAAACAGATCACTTTCCTACGGTACTGAACTGGCTTTGTATTCCTGTACAATCTTCATGGGAAATTGATGGGGTTAACAGAATTCCGGAATGTTCAAAGGGAGTATTAGGTGCAAAAGAAACGAAAGTAGTTTCTGATGATTTTAAAATCTATCCGAATCCTGTTTCAGCATTCATTGGAATTCAGTACAAGTCTGAGGATAAGGAAATTAAAATAGAAATCATCGACAGTAAAGGATCTCTTGTATCAACGTCACATTTGAAATCTTCAAGAGGTTTTTATGATGAAAAAATAAGCATTGGAAACCTTCCCGCGGGAATGTATTTCATTAAAATCAATGGTAGCAAAAAGTCACTAACTAAGACATTTATCAAGAAATAA
- a CDS encoding HAD-IA family hydrolase codes for MKNIELLVLDMAGTTIDEDNVVYKTLTNAVNDYGYKVSLEKVLSSCAGMEKLEAITSLLKEINGNEEDAPAIFENFSDQLKESYKNLDVKPINGTENFLLSMKSQNKKIVLNTGYTSEIAQQLLDKLNWKENIHFDALITADDVSESRPSPEMIHLAMKKFNITEANKVLKAGDSVIDIEEGKNAGCGLTVAVLSGAQTQSELEKAAPDYILNTISEAEGIL; via the coding sequence ATGAAAAATATAGAATTATTAGTTCTGGATATGGCCGGAACAACAATTGATGAGGATAATGTAGTCTACAAAACACTTACTAATGCCGTGAATGATTATGGCTACAAAGTAAGCCTGGAAAAAGTATTATCCAGCTGTGCCGGAATGGAAAAACTGGAAGCCATCACAAGTCTTTTAAAAGAAATTAATGGAAATGAAGAGGATGCTCCTGCTATTTTTGAGAATTTTTCGGACCAACTAAAGGAATCCTATAAAAACCTTGACGTAAAACCCATCAACGGAACTGAAAATTTCCTGCTCAGCATGAAGTCTCAAAATAAAAAAATTGTTTTAAATACAGGGTATACATCGGAAATCGCTCAACAGCTTTTAGATAAACTCAACTGGAAAGAAAATATTCATTTTGATGCTTTGATTACCGCAGACGATGTTTCGGAAAGCCGTCCAAGCCCCGAAATGATCCATCTTGCAATGAAGAAATTCAATATCACGGAAGCCAATAAGGTTTTAAAGGCAGGAGATTCTGTTATTGATATTGAAGAGGGAAAAAATGCAGGTTGCGGATTAACAGTAGCGGTTCTTTCCGGAGCTCAGACCCAATCGGAACTTGAAAAGGCTGCCCCGGATTATATTCTGAATACAATTTCCGAAGCTGAAGGTATTCTTTAA